The following is a genomic window from Staphylococcus saccharolyticus.
TGTAAAATCTGTAGTTGCATTATATGGTCAAAATTATGTTAAAGATAATATATCTGTTTATGGAAAAGGAAAAAAATATAAAGTGCCAGAAGATCGTATATTAAATGAACATGTAGCTTCAATAACTGAAGGTATTGCTCTCTCAAAACCAAAGATGGAATCTCAATTAAAAGAATATAATCAAGTAGAACTTTTAGCTTATTTGGAATTACCACTCGCAAAGATTTTAAGCCACATGGAAGAAATTGGTATTTATACTGATGAAAAAGATTTAAAACATATGGAGAATGAAATTCAAGAAAAATTAGATGTACTTATTAAAAATATTCACGAAGCTGCTGGTGAAGAATTTAATATTAACTCTCCAAAACAATTAGGTGTAGTATTGTTCGAAGCCTTGAAATTGCCAGTAATTAAAAAAACGAAAACAGGTTATTCTACTGCGGTTGATGTACTTGAAAAACTTCAAGGTGAACATCCAATTATTGATTATATTTTAGAATATAGACAACTTTCTAAATTACAATCTACTTATGTAGAAGGTTTGCAAAAGGTCATTAGTAAAGATAAGAGAATCCATACACGTTTTAATCAGACTTTAGCGCAAACAGGAAGACTATCAAGCGTTGATCCTAATTTACAAAACATACCTATCCGTTTAGAAGAAGGAAGAAAAATTAGAAAAGCATTTAAACCAACTTCTCAAGATAGTGTAATTTTATCTGCTGATTATTCACAAATTGAATTACGTGTGCTAGCTCATATTACACAAGATGAAAGTTTAAAAGAAGCATTTATACATGGATATGATATTCATACTGCCACAGCAATGAAAGTTTTCAATGTTGAAGCGAATGACGTTGATAGTCTTATGAGAAGACAAGCAAAGGCAGTTAATTTTGGTATAGTATATGGGATAAGTGACTATGGTTTGAGTCAAAGTTTAGGTATTACACGTAAAAAAGCAAAAGCTTTTATTGATGATTATCTAGCTAGTTTTCCTGGTGTTAAGAAATATATGTCAGATATTGTTAAAGATGCAAAAGCACAAGGTTATGTTGAAACGCTTTTACATCGTCGTCGATATATTCCTGATATTATTAGTAGAAACTTTAACTTAAGAAGTTTTGCAGAACGAACCGCCATGAATACGCCTATTCAAGGTAGTGCTGCTGATATTATTAAATTAGCGATGGTTAAATTTAATGAAAAGGTTAAAGATACGAACTATCATGCAAAATTGTTATTACAAGTACATGACGAACTTATATTTGAATTACCAAAATCAGAAGTTGAAGATTTCAGTGAATTTGTAGAAGAAATTATGGAGAATGCACTTGAATTAGATGTACCTTTAAAAGTTGATTCAAGTTATGGATCAACATGGTACGATGCTAAATAAAGAAAGGATAACATCATGCCTGAGTTACCAGAAGTTGAACACGTTAAAAGAGGAATTGAACCTTATGTAAAAAACGAAAAAATTAAGAAAGTTGCCTTTGCTAATAATGTTATTGAAGGAAAAAATAACCATAGGGAAACAATTATTAAAGAAATTGAACTAGATACATTTAAATCATTAACTGAAGGTTATGTCATAAAGGATGTCTTTAGACGTAGTAAATACATTATCTTTTATATTGATAAAGGTAATGATCAAAGAATATTAATAAGCCACTTAGGCATGGCTGGCGGATTCTTTGTAGTGAATCAATTAGAAGATATCGATGTAGTTAACTACCGTAAACATTGGCAAGTTATTTTTGAGTTAGAAAACAATCAAAAATTAATTTATTCGGATATTAGACGATTTGGTGAAATTAGAAATGTTGCAGCTTTTGAAAGCTATCCATCAATTTTAGAAATCGCTCCTGAACCATTTGATGAAGAAGCATTTTCACATTATTTAAGTTGTTTTAATATTAGAAAATATGTAAATAAACCTATCAAACAAGTGATTCTTGATCATCGTGTGATTGCTGGAGCTGGTAATATATATGCCTGTGAAGCATTGTTTAGGGCAGGTATTCGACCTGATAGAAATACTCATACACTCTCTAATCAGGAAAAAGAAATGCTCTTTTATTATGTTCGAGAAGTGTTAGAAGAGGGTATAAAATACGGCGGTACAAGTATATCTAATTATCGACATGCTGATGGAAAAGCTGGAGAAATGCAATTACATCTAAATGTATATAAACAAAAAATCTGTAAAGTATGTGGGCATGAAATTGAGACCAAAGTGATTGCTAGTAGGAACAGTCATTTTTGCCCTATCTGTCAGAAATAAAGGAAGAGTGAAAATATGCCAAAAGTGATTGGTTTAACAGGTGGTATTGCTACTGGCAAATCAACTGTATCAGAATTATTAATAGCATACGGCTTTAAAATCGTGGATGCGGATATCGCATCTCGAGAAGCTGTAAAAAAAGGTTCTAAAGGGCTTGAGCAAATAAAAAAAACATTTGGAGGAGAAGCCATTGATGATAACGGAGAAATGAACCGAAAATATATGGGTGAACTTGTATTTAATCATCCTGAAAAACGCATAGTGTTAAATAATATTGTTCATCCTATTGTTAGAGAACTCATGGAAGAACAAAAAAAATACTATCTTAATCAAGGATTTAATGTTGTAATGGATATTCCACTATTATTTGAAAACGATTTGCAAGATACTGTAGATGAGGTATGGGTAGTATATACTTCTGAAAGTATTCAAATTGATCGGTTAATGGAAAGAAATAATTTAACGCAAGAAGATGCTAAAGCCCGAGTTCTTAGTCAAATTTCTATTGATAAAAAGAGTAGAATGGCCGATTATGTTATAGATAATTTAGGTGATAAACTTGAATTGAAACAGAATTTACAGCAATTACTAGAAAAACAAGGTTATATTAGCTCTATAAATGAATAGATTTAAAAAAGTGTTTGTGTTTACATATTTTCACAAGCACTTTTTCTTTTTAGTTAAAAGGATAATTAAATTTATAATAAGAATAAGTTATATTTAATGATAGTTAAAACTTTTCTTGAAGATACTAAGTAACCGCTTTCAAAAACGAGTAATTATGTTATACTAATTTCGTAAAGTATAACATATAAAAACTCAAGGGGTGCTTTAAATGTCAACGAATATTGCAATTAATGGAATGGGTAGAATTGGAAGAATGGTCTTACGTATAGCTTTAAAAACTAATGATTTAAACGTTGTAGCTATTAATGCAAGCTATCCACCAGAAACAATTGCACATTTAATTAACTATGATACAACTCATGGTACATATGATAAAAAAGTCGAACCAACTGATAATGGTATTAAAGTAGGAGTGCATTTTATTCAATTAGTGTCAGATCGTAATCCTGAAAATTTACTATGGAAAGAATTAGATATCGATATTGTAATCGAAGCAACTGGTAAATTTAATCATGGAGACAAAGCAATTGCTCATATTCATGCTGGAGTAAAAAAAGTCTTGCTTACTGGACCATCTAAAGGTGGTAAAGTTCAAATGATTGTTAAAGGTGTTAATGACGATAAACTCGATGTCAATGAATATGATATATTTAGTAATGCTTCCTGCACCACTAATTGTATAGGTCCAGTTGCTAAAGTTTTAAATGATAAATTTGGCATTGTCAATGGACTTATGACAACTGTTCACGCCATTACTAATGATCAGAAAAATATTGATAATCCCCATAAAGATTTAAGAAGAGCACGTTCTTGTAATGAAAGTATTATCCCTACATCAACAGGTACAGCTAAAGCATTGAAAGAAGTTTTACCTCAAGTAGAAGGTAAACAACATGGCATGGCTTTACGAGTTCCGACTAAAAATGTTTCACTCGTCGATTTAGTTGTTGATTTAGAAAAAAATGTGTCTGTAGAAGAAGTTAATGTAGCATTTAAAAATGCTGGATTAGAAGGCATACTCGATGTTGAATACGCACCATTAGTATCAGTAGATTTTAATACAAATCCAAATTCTGCTATAGTTGATGCACAATCTACTATGGTCATGGGGGATAACAAAGTTAAAGTTATTGCTTGGTATGATAATGAGTGGGGATACTCTAATCGAGTTGTAGAAGTAGCAGAACAAATAGGCCAGCTGATAAATAATAAGGCAACAGCTAAAGCCGTGTAATTAATGATGTGTTCAAGTTAGATTCATATTAATTTTTAATCTATATTTAAATGAACAGAATTTGCGTTAAGACGCTAACAAAATTAAAGACTTTGTTAGCGTTATCTTTTGTTAAAAATTTCTCATTTCACTCTCTAAGTCAATAAACCTATACATAATTTTTATTTACTTAAGAAGACACAGTCATTGTTAACTAATTTAATATTTTATAGCATTTGACAGTTTGAAAACTGTTTTAAAAAATTGATAGATGAATATAATTTGAAATTCTAAATTAAAATCAGAAATTCAACTACTGTGTTTATAAAATATCTGTTTTTATTTTACTGATGTAAATTAATAATAAATAGAGTATAATCAATAGCCTTTCTTTTTTAAGAAGTCTTTTTATAGTATAATTGACGATAATCAAACTTAAGAGGGTGACATAAATGAAATGCCCAAAATGTAATTCGACGCACTCAAGAGTCGTTGATTCTAGACACGCTGATGAAGCAAATGCAATAAGAAGAAGACGTGAATGTGAGAATTGTGGAACACGATTTACCACATTTGAGCATATCGAGGTAAGTCCGCTAATAGTTGTAAAGAAAGATGGAACTCGAGAACAATTTTTAAGAGAAAAAATATTGAATGGTCTTGTAAGATCATGTGAAAAACGTCCGGTAAGATATCAACAACTGGAAGATATAACGAATAAAGTAGAATGGCAACTGAGAGACGAAGGACAAACTGAAATTTCATCAAGAGAAATTGGAGAACATGTGATGAAATTATTAATGCATGTCGATCAAGTTTCGTACGTTAGGTTTGCGTCTGTCTATAAAGAATTTAAAGATGTTGACCAACTATTAGCATCAATGCAAGGTATATTGAATGATAATAAACGGAGTGATTATTAAATGGGTTTACAAGCCTATGAATATGGTTTAAGGCCAAAGGATGGATTTGAGGTCATTAAACATTTCCAATTAACTTCTGAACATTTAGAAATTTTAAATCGCTTGTTCACGCCTTTAATTGGGCTACAATCAATAGGTTTATATCATTTTATGAACCAATTTGTCGATAATGATAATCACATAACACTTACACATTATATCTTTATGAATGAACTAAAGATAAATCTTTTAGATTTTAGAAAGCATATGGATTACCTTGAAGCGATTGGTTTAGTGAAGACATTTGTTAAGCATAACGAAAAGCATACACATTTTGTTTATCAACTTGTTCAACCACCAACGGCTTATCAATTTTTTAATGATCCGATGTTATCAGTATTTCTCTATAGCGAAGTTGAAAAAAATCGTTATCAATCACTTAGGTCTCATTTTGAGAAGGAATATAAAGATTTAGGCAACTATCAACAAACTACTAGAAAGTTTACTGAAGTGTTTAGTGTACCTAGAACTATGGTTAAACAAGATAATTCTTACTTAAAGAAAGTTCAAAATTATAATGGCATTGATTTGTCTAATGAAACTTTTGATTTTGAAATATTGAGAAAAATGCTTAATCATCATTTTATAAGTAACGAAATCATTGATAAGGAAGCTCGGGAACTTATTATTCAACTAGCAACACTTTATGGATTGACAGTTGATGGTATGCGAAATATTATTTTAAACTCAATTACCAGTAATCAAACTTTGTCTTTCGAAGAAATGCGTAAACAAGCTCG
Proteins encoded in this region:
- the polA gene encoding DNA polymerase I — protein: MNKLVLIDGNSLSFRAFYALPLLSNKAGIHTNAVYGFAMLLEKIVKEEQPNHFLVAFDAGKTTFRHSIYSEYKGGRQKTPSELSEQLPYIRQLLDAYHIKRYELENYEADDIIGTLSKEADEAGFETIIITGDRDLTQLATKNITIYYTKKGVTDVDHYTPEFIAEKYGGLVPKQIIDMKGLMGDTSDNIPGVAGVGEKTAIKLLNQFGSVEGVYDNIEDVTAKKLKEKLINSKDDALMSKELATINVNSPIHVSLEETQLTNQDDNDEKIELFKKLEFKQLLSDIDVDSKNEVIEKTFKIESDFQYVDFKSLKHATIHFEIDGTNYLKDRILKFGLYTNHLHIVINVEDIQSHQDLINWLESNQTSKIVYDAKKTYIVAHRIGINIANIQFDVMLASYIIDPSRSIDDVKSVVALYGQNYVKDNISVYGKGKKYKVPEDRILNEHVASITEGIALSKPKMESQLKEYNQVELLAYLELPLAKILSHMEEIGIYTDEKDLKHMENEIQEKLDVLIKNIHEAAGEEFNINSPKQLGVVLFEALKLPVIKKTKTGYSTAVDVLEKLQGEHPIIDYILEYRQLSKLQSTYVEGLQKVISKDKRIHTRFNQTLAQTGRLSSVDPNLQNIPIRLEEGRKIRKAFKPTSQDSVILSADYSQIELRVLAHITQDESLKEAFIHGYDIHTATAMKVFNVEANDVDSLMRRQAKAVNFGIVYGISDYGLSQSLGITRKKAKAFIDDYLASFPGVKKYMSDIVKDAKAQGYVETLLHRRRYIPDIISRNFNLRSFAERTAMNTPIQGSAADIIKLAMVKFNEKVKDTNYHAKLLLQVHDELIFELPKSEVEDFSEFVEEIMENALELDVPLKVDSSYGSTWYDAK
- the mutM gene encoding bifunctional DNA-formamidopyrimidine glycosylase/DNA-(apurinic or apyrimidinic site) lyase, translated to MPELPEVEHVKRGIEPYVKNEKIKKVAFANNVIEGKNNHRETIIKEIELDTFKSLTEGYVIKDVFRRSKYIIFYIDKGNDQRILISHLGMAGGFFVVNQLEDIDVVNYRKHWQVIFELENNQKLIYSDIRRFGEIRNVAAFESYPSILEIAPEPFDEEAFSHYLSCFNIRKYVNKPIKQVILDHRVIAGAGNIYACEALFRAGIRPDRNTHTLSNQEKEMLFYYVREVLEEGIKYGGTSISNYRHADGKAGEMQLHLNVYKQKICKVCGHEIETKVIASRNSHFCPICQK
- the coaE gene encoding dephospho-CoA kinase (Dephospho-CoA kinase (CoaE) performs the final step in coenzyme A biosynthesis.), with product MPKVIGLTGGIATGKSTVSELLIAYGFKIVDADIASREAVKKGSKGLEQIKKTFGGEAIDDNGEMNRKYMGELVFNHPEKRIVLNNIVHPIVRELMEEQKKYYLNQGFNVVMDIPLLFENDLQDTVDEVWVVYTSESIQIDRLMERNNLTQEDAKARVLSQISIDKKSRMADYVIDNLGDKLELKQNLQQLLEKQGYISSINE
- the gap gene encoding type I glyceraldehyde-3-phosphate dehydrogenase, which translates into the protein MSTNIAINGMGRIGRMVLRIALKTNDLNVVAINASYPPETIAHLINYDTTHGTYDKKVEPTDNGIKVGVHFIQLVSDRNPENLLWKELDIDIVIEATGKFNHGDKAIAHIHAGVKKVLLTGPSKGGKVQMIVKGVNDDKLDVNEYDIFSNASCTTNCIGPVAKVLNDKFGIVNGLMTTVHAITNDQKNIDNPHKDLRRARSCNESIIPTSTGTAKALKEVLPQVEGKQHGMALRVPTKNVSLVDLVVDLEKNVSVEEVNVAFKNAGLEGILDVEYAPLVSVDFNTNPNSAIVDAQSTMVMGDNKVKVIAWYDNEWGYSNRVVEVAEQIGQLINNKATAKAV
- the nrdR gene encoding transcriptional regulator NrdR; translation: MKCPKCNSTHSRVVDSRHADEANAIRRRRECENCGTRFTTFEHIEVSPLIVVKKDGTREQFLREKILNGLVRSCEKRPVRYQQLEDITNKVEWQLRDEGQTEISSREIGEHVMKLLMHVDQVSYVRFASVYKEFKDVDQLLASMQGILNDNKRSDY
- a CDS encoding replication initiation and membrane attachment family protein codes for the protein MGLQAYEYGLRPKDGFEVIKHFQLTSEHLEILNRLFTPLIGLQSIGLYHFMNQFVDNDNHITLTHYIFMNELKINLLDFRKHMDYLEAIGLVKTFVKHNEKHTHFVYQLVQPPTAYQFFNDPMLSVFLYSEVEKNRYQSLRSHFEKEYKDLGNYQQTTRKFTEVFSVPRTMVKQDNSYLKKVQNYNGIDLSNETFDFEILRKMLNHHFISNEIIDKEARELIIQLATLYGLTVDGMRNIILNSITSNQTLSFEEMRKQARSYYLIEHENHLPKLQLNVNQVNDFNEQNQNHTENWLTLLDDTSPIDMLASWSDSEPTQSQKSMIEELIEREKMNFGVINILLQFVMLKEDMKLPKSYIFEIASNWKKKGIENAKQAYDYALKVNKPKSYDVQNKKDRKYHSRQKQLISKEKTPKWLEERNAQSKQQDSGNKDEKLEKDRQAFIEKLNQKWKEGDN